cgtcgtcgtcgtcggaccCGGGTTGCGGGATGCGGTGAACGAAAATTTTTCGTCAGTATATAAGCCGGGTCCAGAGCCACCGATAGGCACAGTTCGACTTCTGCCTGTAATCAGTGCACAACAGAGCCCCAACCAGTTTCACACCCAACGCCGGTAAGTAGCTTTGTGAGGTCTGcaaacaaacccaaaaaaaaaaggttgaggAGAACCATAGTTGCCCGAAGAAAAGGTGATCGTTTATCAAGCCTTGCGGTCGATTTGAACAGAACGATAGTTTGAAAGTGTCCAGCCAAAGAAAGCCAGAGTGAAAGGCATAGGAAAGAGTGAGGTTTGCCCTGAGTAATCCACAACACAGCGCGTGTTTCGAGGGTTCCGGTtgattttttgcttcattggtatcaggttcgtcgcttactaCGCGAGCGTCGCAGTCTTTCGTTAGCATCTTGCGatatcaccccccccccctcgccccctTCAGAActgattggtttttgtttgtgctggTGATGTAAGAGCGAGAACGCTCTTCATCAGCTGCAGAGAAATGTTTGCTAACTTTACAGTTGACAGCATCTAAGCTCCGAAGCATCCATGTTTACAAAACACTGTGGACACTAGTAATTCGAATGTTGTTCGCCTTTTGGCGACACTCGCCTTTGCCTGTGTATTAGCGCACGGTGGACGCTAGCACGAGCACAATCGTAACCATGCTCTATGTACCAATTGCCGTCGCTATGTACTGACTCATCAGttatcgtttcggtttcggcctCGGCACACAACGCGCCTCCCCCCGATACAAACAATCGCGGTACTATTTGTCCGCTTGGGTCACCGGGTCGGAGCACTCAGGCCACTGCCGCTGGGAGTTGTAGTGCTGTTTGCGCCATTAGAGAGACGGACTGTCGTGGCGTTTGCTCTTTGCACCCGCCAGCTGTCGAGCGTAGGTAGTGTATAATTTGGATACGGTACGGGCACCATTAGTAACACGTGGCCTGCTAGATTGTAGAGGGGTGACCACCTGGTCCAGACCATTCCAGAGTAAAGAGTGTAATCGATTGgttctcctttctttctcccgtCCCCTTCTTTTCCACAGTAAATCCAGCAAAGATGAAAttcttcgtcgttgttgccCTGGCCCTGATCGCCACCGTGGCCGCCCAGGAGAAGTACACCACCAAGTACGATGGTGTCGATCTGGATGAGATCCTGAAGTCGGACCGCCTGTTCAACAACTACTACAAGTGTCTGATGGACATCGGTCGCTGCACCCCCGACGGTAACGAGCTGAAGCGCATCCTGCCCGATGCCCTCAAGACCGACTGTGCCAAGTGCAgtgagaagcagaagagcggCACCGATAAGGTGATCAACTATCTGATCGATAACCGCAAGAGCCAGTGGGAAGCTCTGCAGAAGAAGTACGACCCGGAGAACGTGTACGtcaacaagtaccgtgaggacGCCAAGAAGAAGGGCATCAACCTGTAAGGACCTGGACCCTACGCCTGCCCACGTCCCCGGATGTAATCGACGACAAACCCGCACCCAGTAACCTGGCCTCCTCTCGATCCTTCCACGGACTACGGACAACGAACGGGATGATGATCGCGTAACGGGCCGGGCGCATGTTACGAgattgaagaaaacaaacaaaaaaaaaaacgagacgaaaaacaaaacagacagAAACAGGAAGACAATTGCTGCAATTGCGGGTAATCGCGAACCGTGCCGGATGTTTCATCCCTAGCatccatcgctgctgctggccactcgCGGCAGCTGAGCGAGTCCTGGaacattgtttcgtttcgggaAGGGAATGTTCCGTGCTGGCCGCCGTGTGGCggcggtagtggtgatggtggtagtggtgatggcaGTGTGATAtgcgcccagcagcagcagcagtagcagcagacgaATGGTCGAATCCCATGGGTTCTCATAAGCATGTTACGgatgcttttgttttattctgaGTGAACCTCATCCTCATTATTACTCTTTCGCCCCTTTACCCTTACCATCTGAGTGAACAGAGATCAATAAATggttttaaaacaaaacaaaaaacggactCTTCCCTTCAAAAGTGTGTTGTTATGGTGTGGCAGACCGGATGATCGAATCAGAATATGAGCCGGCAGATAATGGCGCCGGAAGTGGGTGGTAAACATATTCGAGACgatatttttgcatttccggCCCAGATCCACATTAAATGACAATTTTATGCTTATTATACTAGCATGAACCACTCGAGGGCGTCAACAACAACTTCATTTCGTGCCGGCTAGCCTTTGCtggtttggctttttggggtgAAACCACATTGACCCGCTAACCTATGCAAGGGTGATTAATTTATGCGCTCACACCTTCGCATGTACCGGTGGGATGCAGGGAGGTGTGCGATGGTACGGGAATGCACCGGTGTAAACAGCATGttatgatttcctttttcgggcaCAGATTACATAATTGCATCATTTGTTCACTTTCGCCCTTTTGCCCCGTTACCGAGGTCGTGTTCGATCAGTCGATCGTCCGTACCAGACGAAGCAGTCCGCCCATGAagaggttgatgatgatgaaggtgctCGGGGTTACGATAACGATGCGCACTCGGCCGTCTGGTATAGGGTTTCAAGCCAAGAACGGCTCGGAGGTGGCCGCCATAAATGGGAGGAATATACCCATCTCAGGGTTTTGTCCTTCCTTGTGAGCCCCGTTTTGGTTCGGTCTTTCATTCGGtatctgttttgttttcagttGCAGCGACTCCTAAAAGGTTGACGAAACTTTCATCTTGAGCGTCTGCCATTGGCACGCGGTAggatggttggtgttggtttctTTCGAAACGGTGAATGGAATCGATTGACACTAAAGCTGGGTGGCAgcatgttttgtggttttcaacAGAGGTTCAAAAGGACGATTTATTGATTGCACCTTTGCGGGCGTCGGTGGCACGTCACGGTCGCTTTCTGCTGtataaattacattttacaCTTCTGGAgcaatttttaacaaattccATGTCTTGTGCGTTCATCGCTGCGTGCCGTCGGCTGTGGGTCAACGCGTCAACCGTTGGGGTGTTTCTACACTAGCCGAACATTTTTGTTATCACAACGAAAAAAGGAGCTACTATTTTTAACAGCGTACAAAATCATTTGAACAAACGTCTATTTTCGTTGCAGTACATTGTATTGTGTTTGTGGAACAGCTTCGAGCAAATGATTTTGCGCAAATAATTCCTATTTGGTGTGTTTCACTGCAGCAAACTGAGCCGAACTGAGCCGTTTTCGTGGCGATGTGACAAGGGTCTCTACATATACCAATTTTAAAGATTTATGGATGCTTCGTTGTGATACAAAAATTCCATTGTTGTAACGAACATTTTCTGCGTGtgttaaaacatttaaaaaagcGACATCTAATGCGAAGATTATACGTGTTTTGGTGACGCCACGAGCACCCCCAGCAAGCGGCCGTCGGGGTGCGCGACCACGCGACGTACCGATCGTTTTTCTATCCGTCCTTGAGCGTTGGCCAAATGTTGATGCAATTTTCACTGCACATTTTCTCTGCTTCTTGGTTGTTGcctcttcgctctcttcgtTTCCGCCTATTGCACGAGCCTTTGTTCGCTGCACAGAGGCTGCACAAATGAATcaccaggcagccagcacCTTCATTTCGTGGCCAGTCATGCCATGGTACGAGTAGTTTTCcaccaggacacacacacgccgctaGTAGTGCAAGTAGAGCGGGAGTGTCTTTTACACATCACCAAGGGTTGATCGGAGATTTCGAACGCCGCAAGGTGGCGACAGACAGTAAAGGCTACATTCTCATGAAAGCATACGAGTGGAATGCACGTCGCCGACGGTTTTTGTTGGCACGGGTAAAACGTATCGACCTTTCGCGTGGTTGGTTATTAGAGAGAAATTGGATTCGATCGCGAGCCGCGAGTGTGTCGCGTTGGATTGATGCTCGTGGAGGGTGAGGCGCGgtgcgatgctgttgctcgtGCGTCGTGTAGAAAATTATACGTTACAGGAAACGTGCCACAGACGTGCTACGTCAGTAAATTAAACGCAAATATGAGGGGGGAAAGAGGCGCAATGGCGTGAgcttggttggttttgatgaTCTATCGGAAGCGTTACGTTTCGTCGTCTAACTTGGCGTCTCAGTTTTCACTCACATTCGTCTGACCTTCGCGCCGTGGCCATGATCTTGAGACGAGGTTGAGTTCTGCTCGATTGCGTGGGCCTTCGCTTCAATGTCAGcatcggtaccggtggtgcccGGCGTAGGTTGAGACTCACGCTGAGCCAGCCCAGCCACCGTACCGTCCGTACCGTCCATGCCCAAATACTTCCGCCGGTACTCTCCGGTAGGATCGTAAAGGCTCTCGAGCGTCGCGAAATCGTCCGGCCGGTTCGCGACGATAAACTTGATTACCTTGTCCGCACCGATGCGCTGCTTTTCGGAGCACTTTGCACAATCGTCCATCAGTGCATCGGGAAGGTTAGCTGCGGGAACGTACGGTAATGGCCTTGCAGATGCGTGTCATCATTCGTTGGGTGTTGGGTTGCCGATGGCTTTACTTACCTCGCAACTGCTGACCATCGGGCGTACAGGGGCCGACTTTTTTCAAGCAGTTCATATAGTTGTTCATCAGTCGTTCACTCGCGAAAATTTCCTCCAAATTTATGTTGTCGTACTTTGTGACATAGGTTTCGGGTGACGAAGCACCGTCGGGGGAATCCGATGCGGCAATGGTAAGGGTGAGGTAGAGTAAAAACGCTTCTCGCAACATCGCGACGTTTTCGATGAGCAAAAGACGGTGAAGCAGCGCACTTGACAATCGCAAAGCAAAACTAGTAGTCGCATGCTGGCAAACGGGTGGATTTTATACTGCAGGAAGAGGGGGTTTGAAGAAATTATCCATTCAGGCACGAACAGGGACAGCACTAAACGATTAGGAGCATAAACGGGAAATTGTTCACGGATCTCATCATGCGATCGCAATCGTTTATCGCCATGATTAGCCCAAATGGTTGAGaaggtttgaattgttcaacTGCATGTGCAGGacaaaatcattttcaaattTAGAGGggatggagtttttttttaaatatttttagtgaaatttgtttttaactAAAATGACATAGTTCGAAATGGTTTGATTTGTATAGGTCATAGTTTTCGGCACTAAGTtacagaacaaacaaaaaaaagatgacGAAGGTGAACTAAAgtaaaaaagtgaaatattgttttattgaagatgaaaaacaaattaagttGAAAAAGAATTGGTTTACTTCAGTAGGTAAGTCGTTACGACGAAAAGGGGAGTGGGAAATAGCTTTAAAGAATGCCGTTGTGCATGTTTgtccgtttcgttccattgATCTTAGTAGTCGACAGATTATTCATGAAAAATACATCATCCAGATAGaaaatgtttatgaaaaaTAGCACAAGAtcatttaagggggggcttcggttatttcgggtcaaaaaaaggcttattttcgACGATTTATtatgcagaaaccattcaacttaattttttcaaaacaatgtCATAttgaactacaacttttcaagaatatttggttcaaaTTTGGGAAAGATTGGTTCAAAACTACGCGCATGGCATCCAATTTAGTTCATGGCGTTCAATCCGTGTTCgttaacggtcgtttcaaattcaaaaagccGAAGCCAAAGGCAAATAAGCCGAAGGCTGGAAATAAGCCGAAGATACCCGAAGTGGCGCCATCTTTCGTCTTTCGTGCGTTTAGAACTCTCGACTCAGCACTTCAGCAATTTCAAATTTACccgttttttaattttaccgtttttttttttcaaacttcatcctccacggtttttttttaatttttggccATCTGGCcattccgggggggggggggggggggggaggaggagctgcagcaagatccccaaaacgaccgggcagcagcaacgaaaaaggattctaatcCCATCCTGGCAGATTTTCGTATACAAACttgtttttgaaacatttttatgctgcgttACTCTACCAGAATTTTTTCAGAAAATATTAGAAGATCATAAAGCATAGTGCATTTACTTACAGCTAAAATATTATCAACTGAATGAAGCATAGACTGAATTAAAGAATTTTTCACTACAGCATCTATGAAATAGAATTTATTTCAGTCACAAGTCGAAGGTCATACGATGTTCTACAGTGTATTGGAGGTTTAAAGGAAAAAACGCACGACTGACGTCCTCACAGTTCGGTAAATAACCAAATAGAACTCTAAAGCACAGCAGTCCGTTCAGTGAAGCTGTACGAATAAGTGTTGACCGagttcaaaccatgcattttgatggacgatggaacacacg
The sequence above is a segment of the Anopheles darlingi chromosome 2, idAnoDarlMG_H_01, whole genome shotgun sequence genome. Coding sequences within it:
- the LOC125952439 gene encoding ejaculatory bulb-specific protein 3-like, with the protein product MKFFVVVALALIATVAAQEKYTTKYDGVDLDEILKSDRLFNNYYKCLMDIGRCTPDGNELKRILPDALKTDCAKCSEKQKSGTDKVINYLIDNRKSQWEALQKKYDPENVYVNKYREDAKKKGINL
- the LOC125952424 gene encoding ejaculatory bulb-specific protein 3-like, with the translated sequence MLREAFLLYLTLTIAASDSPDGASSPETYVTKYDNINLEEIFASERLMNNYMNCLKKVGPCTPDGQQLRANLPDALMDDCAKCSEKQRIGADKVIKFIVANRPDDFATLESLYDPTGEYRRKYLGMDGTDGTVAGLAQRESQPTPGTTGTDADIEAKAHAIEQNSTSSQDHGHGAKVRRM